A stretch of the Metopolophium dirhodum isolate CAU chromosome 8, ASM1992520v1, whole genome shotgun sequence genome encodes the following:
- the LOC132949931 gene encoding unconventional myosin-IXAa-like isoform X1 yields MGEGNQRYIVQVFVGALSQCYEALSVEASKQTSSDEIVSCIVERLSLSGGCGTTCNSAFELAEVVGDALGRECKERRLGPTECPVAVMLLWPQPRRHTQQEEYYRFYLREKLSDSLWADGFTMDPQLIRDYFYRFLYQPQDREYPDLCQLPDLNEQTLLDNLRARFLAGHIYTYVGSILIAVNPFKFHPIYNPKYVKLYQNRRLGPELPPHIFAIADAAYHCMLRERRNQCIVISGESGSGKTESTNFLLHHLTALSQKGSHGSGVEQTILSAGPVLEAFGNAKTAHNNNSSRFGKFIQVNYKENGMVHGAVVQKYLLEKSRICSQGQNERNYHVFYYLLNGASDTEKEALHLHRVDYYNYLNGSGCYTLGNLDEKYEFSRLKQSMEMVGFTPEKQRRLFAVLSAVLLLGNVDFQPRKSAYHHDEAVAVRNPEIVFLISQLLRVKQETLLAALTAKRAKASGETLVINYKLPEAIAARDAMAKCLYGALFDWIVLQVNHALLSKKDTLRDHQGNSIGVLDIFGFEDFGTSNSFEQFCINYANEHLQYYFNQHVFKYEQEEYRKEGIKWSDIDFLDNTGCLQLIEGKPNGLLCVLDDQCNFPGSSSETLLQKFNSVHKDNKFYEMPQRKENAFIVRHYAGRVKYQVFEMREKNLDLMRQDIVGVLKNSSMAFVRELVGADPVAVFRWAIVRAFFRGYFSFQEAGRRHRQSRVDGVKASSISLRFRNSLQNDSLIRYTPKFPVNSTSYAGGYVLNVGKKLASAPNNEHNIYKNHSAFNKFTNLEIVNSNKIINKEDIKTRANCKSTDEDKVIERATQIVMKNKSFRPKDRGNKGLKNLQSVKTLAGRIQVQGSINSKARKQPLTVTAQFQMSLNSLMDTLNQANPFFIRCIKSNSNKVANMFDHDTVQRQLRYTGMLETVRIRQAGYNVRLSYEEFVQLYRILLPKGLNSNSQDVRNFLQTLNLDRDNYQIGESKVFLRECEKLKLDYRLHQQIMASIVTIQRWFRTLLQRRQYLRITWATETLQSWWRMILAQRLVNKMRMDESAAVYIQSVWRKHRVASWYKNLRRSVITLQAHSRGYLARQKFSKIKNTRKSISAPQISNSKESSQEELHDSESSGGAKGDSESEADPFIQPKMMNNIKEEQFKAPKRKVSSRLRIESHPTDVHKERFHKTDGPTHEGTAFSDSELDDTHMKPPVVWRRRERTSDSNKRTLLTRTPHVTSEPNPPVRLLGRLRVSNTEPAPDNSITNEKELKRRNSDGSTTHSGKSDEPKLTYSPSFELLEWKGTTMFTIAGHRFRKLGRFTPQDKCTYCNKLMDAFLTQGHKCSDCKKLFHTKCIQNGGVLQMPCIQQNGCNRPTNRRKPRKPAPAGIKAHITPNIANNQNNTTIGKFSLTGTSEFTDRTDKIISDVRELKMMQDFITKKLYKIEREEVKKPSQVDRIFKQALREFKENLIATYSVANKQGNGQVLNIKYKDLIANFLHVIETVCGNEKIQDDFPVTLCVNAFRGFMNEFMSQNRVETEKPSKTKRKKQKKQKSEDHIIHGGHVLQMSMINIPTACEVCTSFFLWPIERSLVCRNCKLTCHKKCYTRANLECLKDMNSSTANMQSKGICVAKGKVFGRPLGELDLSMGKVPAVVECLITIIEMYGMYTEGIYRKPGLTTRVNELKELIDNNDVSKIEFEKYQVHVLASVLKSFLRDMPEPLLTFDCYDDFIRAASLSEDRVSTLFNILKKLPKVNYDLMERLVFHLARVALHENVNRMNASSLAIVFAPCVLRTNKLVPAQESLRDIEQQTLCISSIISHQMDKIKSTLADIDTLDTAHHTATHRLSSLRISKVYGPTEGPSKMDEEEEMLVGQIQEIKKEKDFLTSNLPSLRRTNSDDDLLSTDDGSLDDVDTNTLSSNRKAKLKNTTKKSKRSNNNTLDSDEDPIMV; encoded by the exons ATGGGTGAAGGCAACCAGAGGTACATAGTGCAAGTGTTTGTGGGTGCTTTATCCCAATGTTATGAAGCACTCAGTGTGGAGGCTAGCAAACAAACTTCTTCTGATGAGATTGTTAGCTGTATTGTGGAACGACTTTCTTTATCAGGGGGTTGTGGAACTACTTGCAACAGTGCATTTGAGCTAGCTGAGGTGGTTGGTGATGCTCTTGGACGAGAATGTAAAGAACGCAGACTTGGTCCTACAGAATGCCCTGTAGCTGTTATGCTTTTATGGCCCCAACCTCGTAGGCACACTCAACAAGaagaatattatag attTTATTTGAGAGAAAAACTATCAGACAGTCTGTGGGCTGATGGTTTCACTATGGACCCACAACTTATAAGAGACTACTTCTATAGATTTCTTTATCAACCCCAAGATCGAGAATATCCAGATCTTTGTCAACTACCTGATCTCAACGAACAAACACTTTTAGACAACCTAAGAGCTAGATTTTTGGCTggtcatatatatacatatgttggTTCCATTTTAATTGCAGTTAATCCTTTTAag tttCATCCCATTTATAATCCAAAATACGTAAAACTCTATCAAAACCGAAGACTTGGTCCCGAGCTGCCTCCTCATATTTTTGCCATTGCTGACGCTGCGTACCATTGTATGCTAAGGGAAAGACGTAATCAATGCATTGTGATAAGTGGAGAAAGTGGTAGTGGCAAAACAGAATCTACAAATTTTCTTTTACACCACCTCACTGCTCTGAGTCAGAAAGGCAGTCATGGGAGTGGTGTAGAACAGACTATACTTAGTGCTGGTCCAGTGTTAGaa gcttTTGGCAATGCTAAaactgcacataataataattcaagtcGATTTGGTAAGTTCATACAAGTTAATTACAAAGAAAATGGAATGGTACATGG tgCGGTTGTTCAAAAATATCTTTTAGAAAAATCCAGAATTTGTTCCCAGGGACAAAATGAACGTAATTATCATGTATTTTATTACCTTTTAAATGGAGCTAGTGATACAGAAAAAGAGGCATTACATTTACACCGAGTagattattataactatttaaatgga agtGGATGTTACACTTTAGGTAATTTAgatgaaaaatatgaattctCTAGATTAAAACAATCTATGGAAATGGTAGGTTTCACACCTGAGAAACAACGCCGATTATTTGCAGTTCTTTCAGcagttttattattag gaaatgTTGATTTTCAACCTCGCAAGTCTGCTTACCATCATGATGAAGCGGTTGCTGTACGTAACCCTGAAATAGTGTTTTTAATATCACAACTTCTTAGAGTAAAACAGGAAACATTGTTAGCTGCTTTAACAGCTAAACGTGCTAAAGCATCTGGAGAAAcattagtaattaattataagttacctgag gctatagcaGCTAGAGATGCAATGGCAAAATGTCTTTATGGTGCTTTATTTGATTGGATTGTATTACAAGTAAACCATGCATTACTTTCAAAAAAAGATACTTTAAGAGATCATCAAGGAAATTCAATTGGAGTGTTAGATATATTTGGATTTGAAGACTTTGGTACTTCAAATag TTTTGAGCAATTTTGCATAAATTATGCCAATGAACatcttcaatattatttcaatcaaCATGTGTTTAAATATGAACAAGAAGAATACCGCAAAGAAGGAATTAAATGGAGCGATATAgattttttagataatactgGATGTTTGCAATTGATTGAAGGCAAACCTAATGGATTATTGTGTGTTTTAGATGATCAATGCAA TTTTCCTGGCTCATCTTCTGaaacattattacaaaaatttaactCTGTTCACAAGGATAACAAGTTCTATGAAATGCCTCAACGTAAAGAAAATGCTTTCATTGTGAGACATTATGCTGGACGAGTTAAATATCAA GTTTTTGAGATGAGAGAGAAAAATTTAGACCTTATGCGACAAGACATTGTAggtgtattaaaaaatagtagCATGGCTTTTGTCCGAGAACTTGTTGGTGCGGATCCAGTTGCAGTGTTCCGCTGGGCAATTGTAAGGGCATTTTTTAGaggttatttttcatttcaagaAGCTGGTCGTAGACATCGACAAAGTAGAG TTGACGGTGTAAAAGCTTCAAGTATATCTTTACGTTTCAGAAATAGTTTGCAAAATGACAGCTTAATcag gtACACTCCAAAATTTCCCGTAAATTCCACATCATATGCAGGTGGATATGTGCTTAATGTGGGTAAAAAATTGGCATCTGCCCCaaacaatgaacataatatatataaaaatcattcagctttcaataaatttacaaatttagaaattgttaattctaataaaattataaataaagaagATATAAAAACTCGTGCCAATTGTAAATCTACGGATGAAGATAAAGTCATTGAACGAGCTACACAAATTGTTAT gaaaaataaatcttttagaCCTAAAGACCGTGGTAACAAAGGATTGAAAAATCTTCAAAGTGTAAAAACACTTGCTGGACGAATACAAGTACAGGGTTCAATTAACAGTAAAGCGCGTAAACAACCTCTTACAGTAACTGCTCAATTTCAAATGTCTTTAAATAGCCTTATGGATACTCTTAATCAAGCAAATCCATTTTTTATTCGATGTATTAAAAGCAATAGTAATAAA gttgcAAATATGTTTGATCATGATACTGTTCAAAGACAATTACGCTATACAGGAATGTTAGAAACTGTGAGAATTCGTCAAGCTGGATATAATGTACGACTTAGTTATGAGGAATTTGTTCAACTTTATCGAATATTACTACCTAAAGGACTtaatag taactctCAAGATGTTCGAAATTTCttacaaacattaaatttaGATAGAGATAATTATCAAATTGGTGAATCAAAGGTATTTTTACGAGagtgtgaaaaattaaaacttgacTATAGacttcatcaacaaattatggcaAGCATTGTAACTATACAACGTTGGTTTCGTACACTATTACAACGAAGACAGTATCTTAGAATTACATGGGCTACAGAAACGTTACAA TCATGGTGGAGAATGATATTGGCTCAAAGGTTGGTTAATAAAATGAGAATGGATGAATCAGCTGCTGtttatatacaatctgtatgGCGAAAACATAGAGTAGCAAGCTGGTATAAGAATTTACGAAGAAGCGTTATTACTTTACAGGCCCATTCTCGGGGTTATTTAGCTCgacaaaagttttcaaaaataaaaaatacg AGGAAGAGTATTTCAGCTCCTCAAATTAGCAATTCTAAAGAATCTAGTCAAGAAGAACTGCACGATTCtga AAGTAGTGGAGGAGCAAAAGGTGACAGCGAATCAGAAGCTGATCCATTTATACAACCtaaaatgatgaataatattaa AGAAGAACAATTTAAAGCCCCAAAAAGAAAAGTTTCATCTCGTCTGAGAATAGAATCTCACCCCACTGATGTACATAAAg AACGTTTTCACAAGACTGATGGTCCGACTCATGAAGGAACAGCGTTTAGTGATAGTGAATTAGATGATACTCATATGAAACCACCAGTTGTTTGGAGACGAAGAGAACGAACCAGTGATTCTAATAAACGCACTTTACTGACCAGAACTCCTCATGTTACTTCCGAGCCAAATCCTCCAGTCCGTTTATTGGGTCGACTTCGTGTATCCAATACTGAACCAGCACCAGa CAATTCCATTACAAatgaaaaagaattaaaaagaaGAAACAGTGATGGCTCAACCACTCACTCGGGAAAATCAGATGAACCAAAATTAACATATTCACCGTCTTTTGAACTATTGGAATGGAAAGGCACTACCATGTTTACGATAGCTGGCCATCGATTTAGGAAATTAGGAAGATTTACTCCTCAAGATAAATgtacttattgtaataaattgatGGATGCCTTTTTAACTCAAGGACACAAATGCTCAg attgtaaaaagttatttcataCAAAGTGTATTCAAAATGGTGGTGTATTACAAATGCCATGCATACAACAAAATGGATGTAATCGACCGACCAACAGAAGAAAACCTAGGAAACCTGCCCCTGCTGGCATTAAAGCACATATAACACCTAATATAGcgaataatcaaaataatactaCAATAGGAAAATTCAGTTTGACTGGTACATCAGAATTCACAGACCGCACGGACAAGATAATATCTGACGTGCGTGAACTTAAGATGATGCAAGATTTTATTACCAAAAAg ctATACAAAATTGAACGAGAAGAAGTTAAAAAACCATCCCAAGTTGATAGAATATTTAAACAGGCATTACGTGAGTTTAAGGAAAATCTTATTGCAACTTATAGTGTTGCTAATAAACAAGGAAACGGTCAAGtgctcaatattaaatataaagatCTAATTGCCAACTTCTTACAT gtgaTTGAAACAGTATGTGGTAATGAGAAAATCCAAGATGATTTTCCAGTGACTCTTTGTGTTAATGCGTTTCGTGGTTTTATGAATGAGTTTATGAGTCAAAATCGAGTTGAAACAGAAAAGCCCAGTAAAACAAAAcgtaaaaaacagaaaaaacagaAATCTGAAGACCACATTATTCATGGTGGCCACGTGTTACAAATGAGTATGATAAACATTCCTACAGCTTGTGAAGTTTGCACTTCATTCTTTTTGTGGCCAATTGAAAGAAGTTTGGTGTGTCGAA ATTGTAAATTGACAtgtcataaaaaatgttatactcgTGCAAATCTAGAGTGTTTAAAAGACATGAATTCTTCCACTGCAAACATGCAGTCAAAGGGGATTTGCGTTGCTAAAGGAAAAGTTTTTGGACGTCCTTTAGGTGAATTAGATTTGAGCATGGGTAAAGTTCCAGCTGTCGTTGAATgtcttataactattattgaaatgtatGGAATGTACACAGAAGGCATTTACCGTAAACCTGGA CTTACAACACGTGTAAATGAACTTAAAGAACTCATTGATAACAATGACGTAagcaaaattgaatttgaaaaatatcag GTTCATGTGCTGGCCAGTGTATTGAAGTCATTTTTACGTGACATGCCAGAACCATTATTAACATTTGACTGTTATGATGATTTTATTCGTGCTGCTAGCCTATCAGAAGATCGTGTCTCAACactgtttaacattttaaaaaaattaccaaaagtCAACTATGATTTAATGGAGAGACTTGTTTTTCATCTtgctag GGTTGCATTACATGAAAATGTGAACCGCATGAATGCTAGTTCATTGGCTATAGTGTTTGCGCCATGTGTACTAAGAACAAATAAATTAGTTCCTGCACAAGAATCACTTAGGGACATTGAACAACAGACTCTTTGCATCAGTTCTATAATTAGCCACCAAATGGATAAAATCAAATCAACATTAGCTGACATTGATACATTAGATACTGCACATCATACAGCTACACATCGATTGTCTTCTTTACGTATTTCAAAA GTGTATGGACCAACTGAAGGACCCAGTAAAATGGATGAAGAAGAAGAAATGCTGGTTGGACAAATTCAAGAAATCAAGAAAGAGAAAGACTTTTTAACCTCTAATTTACCAAGTTTACGACGCACAAATTCAGATGATGATCTCTTATCAACTGATGATGGAAGTTTAGATGATGTTGACACAA ATACACTTAGTAGTAATCGCAAAGCTAAACTGAAAAAtactacaaaaaaatctaaacgtTCGAACAATAATACATTGGATAGCGATGAGGATCCAATTATGGTTTGA